Proteins from a single region of Thermotoga maritima MSB8:
- a CDS encoding outer membrane porin OmpB yields MKKLLALFLVLGLLVTAAFAYEDVVKVNVSGTGYFNAYLDEEGIDLEGGISDLSVSISPSSGSVTAPATITAEFSIDVLGTDASLSKIAVTTDLFDLTYYNSDIYGDGYVFYYVGDRALEFTPKLGLEGISLTAYFADIVSETDLTNATNDTNNYFDDAVALKLGVTNLDLLDATLFGAFYDTDTNNATSAYGYAAHLNLTGKDILENLVVDLAYAYEATSMYLVEAQYSKSFEMEPVTLTVSPYFVYSEGAPTYYDDDSVDGDGWTAPWGSKLVKVGLKAEAGVTDEVTFSAELTPTYDLDANSFSLPVTLALAYDSDMAEANVSASWDDAVASATNVTIDANLTVTAVENLTVKAAAQYKVATNELGYNVDTSYVYGPLTTGFFFGTLFDSNSDGTADINDYFTWYLYLKASVAF; encoded by the coding sequence ATGAAGAAGTTGCTCGCTCTTTTCCTGGTACTGGGTCTTTTAGTCACAGCAGCGTTTGCCTACGAAGACGTCGTTAAAGTCAATGTCTCTGGAACTGGCTACTTCAACGCGTACCTCGATGAAGAAGGCATCGATCTTGAAGGTGGTATTAGTGATTTGTCTGTGTCCATTTCTCCAAGCTCTGGCAGTGTAACAGCACCTGCTACCATTACAGCAGAATTTTCCATTGACGTCCTTGGAACAGACGCTTCTCTCAGCAAGATAGCTGTCACAACGGATCTGTTCGATCTCACTTACTACAACTCTGATATCTATGGGGATGGCTATGTGTTCTACTACGTAGGAGACAGAGCACTTGAATTTACGCCAAAACTTGGTCTTGAAGGAATTTCTCTGACCGCCTACTTTGCAGACATTGTGTCTGAGACAGATCTCACCAACGCCACGAATGATACCAACAATTACTTCGACGACGCTGTTGCTCTGAAACTCGGTGTGACGAACCTTGATCTCCTTGATGCGACACTCTTCGGTGCGTTCTATGATACTGATACGAACAATGCCACAAGCGCCTATGGCTATGCTGCCCACTTGAATCTCACTGGAAAAGACATCCTTGAAAATCTCGTGGTCGATCTTGCCTACGCCTACGAAGCAACCAGCATGTACCTGGTAGAAGCACAGTACAGCAAATCCTTTGAAATGGAACCTGTTACTCTGACGGTGTCTCCATACTTTGTCTATTCTGAAGGAGCCCCCACATACTACGACGATGATTCTGTTGATGGCGATGGCTGGACAGCACCCTGGGGATCCAAACTCGTGAAAGTTGGTCTCAAAGCGGAAGCTGGTGTCACCGATGAAGTGACCTTCAGTGCAGAACTGACACCGACTTACGATCTTGATGCCAATTCTTTCAGCCTGCCTGTGACGCTTGCTCTTGCTTACGACTCCGATATGGCAGAGGCAAATGTGAGCGCTTCCTGGGATGATGCTGTCGCTTCTGCTACTAATGTCACCATCGATGCCAACCTGACAGTCACAGCCGTTGAAAATCTTACAGTCAAAGCAGCTGCACAATACAAAGTTGCCACCAACGAACTGGGTTACAACGTCGACACCAGCTACGTCTACGGACCTCTCACAACAGGATTCTTCTTCGGAACTCTGTTTGATTCCAATAGTGATGGTACTGCTGATATCAACGATTACTTCACCTGGTACCTCTACTTGAAAGCTTCCGTTGCATTCTAA
- a CDS encoding cysteine hydrolase family protein, with product MRALLVVDLQRDFVDEGGALYFEGAEKVINPILKWVEEFKKENLPIITTQDWHDPEDREFNIWPKHCVANTDGARLTEKLEKALKDYPNHFSVKKNRYSAFYNTNLEKIIRDNEIDEIYVCGVVTHICVLFTVEELRNRDIPVKIITEGVASYDEELHRFALREMKEILGAEFI from the coding sequence GTGAGAGCCCTTCTTGTAGTGGACCTCCAGAGGGATTTCGTTGACGAAGGCGGTGCTCTTTACTTCGAAGGAGCAGAAAAGGTGATCAATCCCATTTTGAAGTGGGTTGAAGAGTTCAAAAAGGAAAACCTTCCCATCATCACCACACAGGACTGGCACGATCCTGAAGACAGAGAATTCAACATCTGGCCAAAACACTGCGTTGCAAACACTGATGGTGCAAGACTCACTGAAAAACTCGAGAAAGCTTTGAAAGATTATCCAAATCATTTCTCTGTGAAGAAAAACCGATACAGTGCCTTCTACAACACGAATCTTGAAAAGATAATCAGAGACAACGAAATAGACGAAATTTACGTTTGTGGAGTTGTAACACACATCTGTGTGCTCTTCACCGTCGAAGAGTTGAGAAACAGGGATATCCCTGTTAAAATAATCACTGAAGGCGTCGCTTCTTACGATGAAGAGCTTCACCGCTTTGCGCTGAGGGAAATGAAAGAAATTTTAGGAGCAGAATTCATTTGA
- the tyrS gene encoding tyrosine--tRNA ligase produces the protein MTPEEQVKILKRNVVDLISEEELLDRIKRKGKLRVKLGVDPSRPDLHLGHAVVLRKLREFQDLGHTVVLIIGDFTARIGDPSGRNETRPMLTKEEVLENAKTYQEQAFKILDPKRTELRFNGEWLDRMTFADVIILASKYTVARMLERDDFAKRFKEGIPIAISEFLYPLAQAYDSVAIQSDVELGGTDQLFNLLVGRKIQEEYGQEPQIVMTMPIIEGTDGKLKMSKSYGNYIAFNDPPEEMYGKLMSIPDELIIKYMRLLTDIPEERIEEYERKMKEKTINPRDVKMVLAYEITRFFHGEENAKKAQEHFVKVFQKKEIPDEMPVVEISQEKNIVDLLVEIGAASSKSEAKRLVSQGGVYIDGERIEDIKFTVEPDGERVLRVGKRKFYRISGGETKKL, from the coding sequence ATGACGCCGGAGGAACAGGTGAAAATTCTCAAAAGAAACGTTGTTGACCTCATAAGTGAAGAAGAACTCCTCGACAGAATAAAAAGAAAAGGAAAACTCCGCGTGAAACTCGGTGTGGATCCCTCAAGGCCCGATTTGCATCTGGGTCACGCGGTCGTTCTGAGGAAGTTGAGAGAATTTCAGGATCTCGGTCACACGGTCGTTCTGATCATAGGAGACTTCACCGCACGTATTGGTGATCCCTCCGGAAGAAACGAAACACGCCCCATGCTGACCAAAGAAGAGGTTCTGGAGAACGCAAAGACCTATCAGGAGCAGGCCTTCAAAATACTGGATCCCAAAAGAACGGAACTTCGCTTCAACGGTGAGTGGCTCGACAGGATGACCTTCGCAGATGTGATCATTCTGGCTTCGAAGTACACGGTTGCGAGGATGCTCGAGAGAGACGATTTCGCAAAGAGATTCAAAGAAGGCATTCCCATTGCCATATCAGAGTTTCTGTATCCGCTCGCACAGGCCTACGATTCCGTTGCCATCCAGTCAGATGTGGAACTCGGCGGAACGGATCAGCTTTTCAACCTCCTTGTGGGAAGGAAGATACAGGAAGAATACGGTCAAGAGCCCCAGATCGTCATGACGATGCCGATCATCGAGGGAACAGACGGAAAATTGAAGATGAGCAAAAGCTACGGAAACTACATCGCTTTCAACGATCCGCCCGAGGAGATGTACGGCAAACTCATGTCCATACCTGATGAACTCATCATAAAATACATGCGCCTTCTCACGGACATCCCAGAAGAACGGATCGAAGAGTACGAAAGAAAGATGAAGGAAAAAACGATCAATCCACGAGACGTGAAGATGGTTCTCGCGTACGAGATAACGCGCTTCTTCCATGGTGAAGAAAACGCAAAGAAGGCCCAGGAACACTTCGTGAAAGTCTTTCAAAAGAAAGAAATTCCTGACGAGATGCCGGTCGTTGAGATTTCTCAGGAGAAGAACATCGTGGATCTCCTCGTGGAGATAGGAGCTGCATCCAGCAAAAGTGAGGCTAAAAGACTCGTTTCTCAAGGTGGAGTGTACATCGACGGAGAGAGGATAGAGGACATAAAATTCACTGTAGAACCTGATGGAGAGCGAGTTTTGAGAGTTGGAAAGAGGAAGTTCTACAGAATATCAGGTGGAGAGACAAAAAAACTTTAG
- a CDS encoding outer membrane anchor protein OmpA1 yields MKRVLLTVAMLSVFFSAMFAFFPDVPKDHWAYEYVWKLWQRGIFIGYPDGEFKGDRYITRYEAATAVSRLLDFIEQKMLAGASGDLAQVVGNLSDKYMALEEKVNGLTGILDTLASQIGTTQANLTETERELLEKIDAVKEEIEMEFDKEISLNREVVNNIGLKLGNLSRDYERYKENVDAKISEVNEKLAALEKDLGNKIADLEGIVNLHEKDIINIYNKISSVNEELNNKIAATEEKLSRKDEEISAMVELHEKDIINLYNKVAALNEDLNKKILDTKAELSAKIESQEKTLNMVYTKLLDTESKLNDEISALKEKDAEIQKTVDLHEQDIVNLYGKTSSLEEDLNMKYNETNEKIDQVKAELEDKIESVKAYNRNLSILTGAFFGILGLILIAISGK; encoded by the coding sequence ATGAAGAGAGTTCTTCTTACCGTTGCAATGCTGTCCGTTTTCTTCTCAGCGATGTTCGCGTTCTTCCCTGATGTTCCAAAAGATCACTGGGCTTACGAGTACGTCTGGAAGCTGTGGCAGAGGGGTATCTTCATAGGTTATCCGGACGGCGAGTTCAAAGGGGACAGGTACATCACCAGATACGAAGCAGCGACTGCGGTGAGCAGGCTCCTCGATTTCATCGAACAGAAGATGCTTGCGGGTGCTTCAGGTGATCTGGCACAGGTCGTTGGAAACCTCTCCGACAAGTACATGGCCCTCGAGGAGAAGGTTAACGGTCTCACCGGCATACTGGACACTCTTGCATCTCAGATAGGTACCACTCAGGCCAATCTCACAGAAACCGAAAGAGAACTGCTCGAGAAGATCGATGCTGTGAAAGAAGAGATCGAGATGGAGTTCGACAAAGAGATCTCGCTCAACAGAGAAGTTGTGAACAACATCGGGCTCAAACTTGGAAATCTCTCCAGAGACTACGAAAGATACAAGGAGAATGTGGACGCAAAGATCTCCGAAGTGAACGAAAAACTCGCAGCCCTTGAAAAGGACCTTGGAAACAAGATCGCCGATCTCGAAGGAATAGTCAACCTTCACGAGAAAGACATCATAAACATCTACAACAAGATCAGTTCCGTTAACGAAGAACTCAACAACAAAATCGCCGCGACAGAAGAGAAACTCTCCAGGAAAGATGAAGAAATCTCCGCAATGGTCGAACTTCACGAAAAAGACATCATAAACCTCTACAACAAAGTCGCTGCACTCAACGAAGATCTCAACAAAAAAATACTTGACACGAAGGCCGAACTTTCTGCTAAAATAGAGTCACAGGAGAAAACGTTGAACATGGTCTACACAAAACTCCTCGACACAGAAAGCAAATTGAACGATGAAATTTCCGCTCTCAAGGAAAAGGACGCGGAGATACAGAAGACGGTTGATCTTCATGAACAGGATATCGTCAACCTCTACGGAAAAACGTCGTCTCTCGAAGAAGACCTCAACATGAAGTACAACGAGACTAACGAAAAGATCGATCAGGTGAAGGCGGAACTCGAGGACAAAATCGAAAGCGTGAAGGCTTACAACAGGAATCTCAGCATCCTCACAGGTGCGTTCTTTGGAATTCTCGGTCTCATTCTGATCGCAATCAGTGGTAAATAA